The DNA region AAGCCTCTCCTCTTTTGGGCGTAGTATCCTACTTTGTATTCTACTTTGGTTAGAACCAagtttatgaataataatatgagttgacaaaaaagaaatcatatcaGATACACCAAAGTCATCAATTACCCAAATGAGGGAGAGGGCAAATTTCCATATTTGGAAGTGAATTGTATTAAACTCGACGCAacagtcttcttcttttgggttGCTTGCTTAGATATATAACTATGTATGTGGACCCAAAATAATCAGTTGCCACACTTGTGCCTTTTGTGCAACAGCATTTTTGTGTATAAtaatccctaatttttttttctgttcaagAACGTCCAACATGAGAGAGAGTATGATACTAAAATGAATGGGAacataattctaaaaaattttgggtgtgaatggttgcagcggttgggGCGGACAAATCCATCTGCGGATCagaccgctttttatttaccattcatcatGTGTAGTCCACAGTGGTGCGGTctacaaaaaacagaaacaaaaccgcAGCGGACTAACTGCGGACcgtttttctttacaaatagaGTTGGACCGCTGCGGTCTATTGTCCACACTTAGAACTGGGCGGTCTGGTCCGTAGACGGATTTGTCCGCCCCgaccgcagttaccattcagACCCTTTGTTTGTCGGGAGGTATTGTATAGAGAAAAGATACtactattaatatttataattaaggAACCTATCTAAACTTCAATTCGGTTAATTCAggtaacaaataatatatgcCCAACCCTAACTAAACTTAAGTAGCAACATCTCAAAAGATTAATGTGGATCTCTACTAAACTAATTCTCTCCATTGTGTGAAGAAGGCAAGAAGTCAAGAACACCCATCAGCGACTAAAGTTCTCTCACACGTTACAGCTTCTTATTGGATAGACACGAACGTGGATGTCAGCTCAATTAAgtgactatttttttaaaaaacaaaaatttaatactaataattaaaacgagatatttattttgtttagtagctgtagtagtagtagtactaccAATATAAAAGCGAacacaaaatatctaaaaatatagtattaaaataaaataaaaaaccctcAAGAGGAAAATGATAACTTACCCCCTTAAAATGGCAGTTCGTGTCGAGGTTACTACAAGCACACTTGTCGTCTCCCTCCCTCAGCAAATCTCCGTTTTCAGCAATCGCCAATAAACATTAGGTGAAGCTTCCcttttaatccttttttctttttttcatttacttggaatctgtctttttcttatcttatcATCATCTTTGTATAGTTCCCGTTTTTTTATTGGTCCGATTCATATTAtctgatctgtttttttttttttttgtgtgtgtgtgtgtgctaaATCGAGTAGTAGTAATGAAACTATTAGTACTGGAACTAGAGTtatgagtcttcttcttctccaacaaatttttgttttggtttgaggGTTTATAATCTGATTTGTTGTTATTCCGGATTCTTGAATAGATCCGTCATCTTCTTGATCTACCTTTTGGGTTCTTTCAAAAACTTTCAAGAAATGGTCAATACTATGGATTTTGGTTcagtcttgtttttgtttaggaTTTCTCTGAAACCAAGGTCCAAGGATCCAGTTTTTACCCTCTGGAAATCGAATTTTTGTGATATGTTTATCGCTCCTGGCTAAAACTATATAAAGTTAACATATTTCTAtgaaagtttctctcttttttgcttTGGTGTTTACTTGCTCTTATGAAAGTATACTTAAAACACACTGTGATGCAGAGAGGGTTGTTTTACTCTTATACCTGTTTTCAGTTTTATCTTAACTGTCTGgtcttactctctctcttttaggTAAAGCTAGAAAAGGTTGTTTTTTTGGACTGAAGAAGtgattctttgtgaaacagaaaaagaagCATGGGTACTCATATAGATTTCGACAACTTAGGAGTTGATTCTTCTGGTGGGAATGGGTGTAGTACTTACCAGTCAAAGCCATTGGCGAGGCAGTCTTCGTTATATTCCTTAACGTTTGATGAGCTTCAGAACACCCTAGGTGAGCCAGGGAAAGATTTTGGGTCAATGAATATGGATGAGCTACTGAAGAACATTTGGACTGCTGAAGAAGCTCAAGCCTTTATGACTACTACCCCATCTTCAGTTGCAGCCTCGGGACCTAGTGGTTTCGTTCCAGGAGGGAATGTTCTACAGAGACAAGGCTCGTTGACTTtgcctagaacgcttagtcaGAAGACTGTAGATGAGGTCTGGAAACACTTGAATTCGAAAGATGGTAGTAATGGGAATGGTAGGACTGATGTGCCTGAGAGGCAACAGACTTTAGGGGAAATGACTTTAGAAGATTTCTTGCTCCGTGCTGGCGTTGTGAAAGAAGATACTAACTCTACTCAACAGAACGATAACAGTAGTGGGTTTTATGCTAACAATGGTGCTGCTGGTTTGGGGTTTGGATTTGGTCAGCCGAATCAAAACAGCATATCTTTCAACAGCAACAATGATTCTATGATCTTCAATCAAGCACCTGGTTCAGGCCTCAAAGTGGGTGGAAAaatgcagcagcagcagaaaccacatcagcagcagcagcacccATATCAGAGATTGCCTCCAACTATTTTTCCAAAACAAGCGAATGTAGCATTTGCGCCTGTAAATTTGGTCAACAGAGGTTTGTTTGACGCTGGTGTAGATGGTCCGGTTAACAGTAATATGGGAGGAGCAGGGGTTACTGTTGCAACTACTTCTCCTGGGACAAGCAGTGCAGAAAATAATACTTGGTCATCACCAGTTCCTTATGTGTTTggtcgaggaagaagaagcaatacGGGCCTGGAGAAGGTTGTTGAGAGAAGGCAAAAGAGAATGATCAAGAATCGTGAATCAGCCGCTAGATCAAGGGCTCGAAAGCAGGTAAAGTGTTAATATAACCAAACTGGCagtactgttttcttttttagaactttcatatTGATTTTGATATTCCTGTTAACCTCAGGCTTATACCTTGGAACTGGAAGCCGAGATTGAAAGTCTCAAACAACTGAATCAAGATTTGCAGAAAAAACAGGTTTTTTTAACAACCATTTATTATCTTTGTATTGATTCTGCATATAGAATCTAGCTGGCTCAGTTCTTTAACAGAGGTTTCCTGTGTTGCAGGCTGAAATTATGAAAACTCAGAACAGTGAGGTAAAAAAAGTCTTCCCTCTACGTATTTGGAGatacttttttattaatacGTTGTGTGTTTGTCTAAATGTGTGCCTATTGTCTCTTTGATAGTATTGTTAACTGATATTGCTTCTTGAATTTTCAGGTGAAAGAATCGTCGAAGCCGCCTCCATTGTTGGCCAAAACACAAAGCTTGAGAAGAACCCTTACTGGTCCGTGGTAAGAAATTGAAATGAAAGCAAGAAGACCCTGGTAATGTGATACAACATCAACCAAAAGGAAGACATTTGGAGACTAATATGTAATAGAAGATAGTGCTACTGTACAGGAGAGATTACAGAGACACTTACAATGTAGAAATCTTTTGAGCTGAATCTAACTAAGAGTGCAGAGTATGAGAGAGCTTTCAATAtgaattcataatttttataaaatattatgtaaactTTCAATTCAGCTATAGAGAAGAAGTAACTTAACTCAGAAAGAGAATCCATTTATTGGAGAGTGAGGTAAACTCTGGCTGTAATGTGACCTGGAGGTTGTACTAGATGATGGACCAAATACCCTGGAATCACCTCTTTGAAATCTCAAGTTACTTCTCTTCCTACTATCCCAGCCTATCTCTCCCTCAACTGCTTTAGCGAATGCACTATGCAACGGATCACAGCTTTCACACAACAGTCTCAGGACTTGCTTAATAGATGGCCTAGACCGGCCTTCTTTCTCAGTACACCATCTCACTACAGCCACAACTGCTTCAAGCTGTTTTACTCCACCATCATCAATAGAGTCGTTGATTCTTGGGTCTACCAACTCTCGGTGTTTTGATTTCGTCAACAAAAACCGCTGAGACATTTCCACAAGGTTCATACCTTCATCAACTGCTCTTCTCCCGGTTACGAGCTCCAGCAACACAACTCCATAGCTGTACACATCACTCTTCTCTGTCAGCTCTTGCGTAACTACGTATTCCGGATCTACATAGCCTGAAAAGGAACttgcaaattttaaaaattcagttTCCATCAAAAGGAGTAAAGGTATTTTGTTCTAGTATCTCTCCCTGACCTGGAGTTCCACGGATATTTGTATTCACTGGCTCAAAGCAAATAGAGCCATCTCTAGACGAATGTGCAAGGCCAAAATCTGAAAGCTGCACCAAGAAAACGTCATAAGCTAGTTAGCCAAGTCAAAAAGGTTTTTCTTACATAGAAGATGTTGCTAAGATATTATATTGCTTGATTCCTCATACCTTAGCGACAAAGTTCTCATCAAGTAATATATTGCTTGATTTGATATCTCTATGACAGAGAGGAGGATCACAGTAGAAATGAAGATATTCCTAGAGGAGAGAACAACGTGCAGCCAAGAACCAAAAACTGTAAAAGATATATTATCAAATCAGTTTACAAAGGAAATGTGGATGAAAGACTTCGGAATATTTACCAAAGCATTTGCCACATCGATTGCGATTTTCATTCTTGTTCCCCAACTTAGTGGAGGCTTTCCAGTGgctgcaaagaaaaaaattgaaagaagaaacGTTTTCAACACTCTGGATTTCTTAAAGTTAAGGTATAAGAAGCATATACATACCATGTAAATGATCTTTTAAGCTGCCATTTTCCATATAGTCATAGACCAGGAACCTGAAAGAttggaaaaaagaaagtagAAGATGAGAATGAATACTCTAAGGTAAATGCAGAAGGCAAAAAGCAATGTATGATTCTTGACCTTTCTTTCTTGTTGATACAAAATCCTTTCAAAGCAACAAGGTTACGGTGATGGAGCTTAGCTAAAAGCTCTATCTCTCTACAAAAATCTTGGTCAGCTTGTTCAGAAACTTTGTTCATTCTTTTTACTGCTGCAATCAATCCATCCCTCAGCTCAGCTTTGTAAACAGTCCCAAACCCTCCCTGACCAATCACCGTGTTGAAATCATTCGTTGCATTTGTCATTTCTTTGTAGCTGAATTTTCTGgaagctgaagaagaatcatctGCAGATAAAGGTTAAGGATTGGTAGGAATGGGAGTTAGATCTGTCCCTAGTTCCCCTAGCCCTAGATTAAGGTTACTTGAAACAGGATAAAAGTTTTTTTCAagtcttttttctttggtatgacataacaaaagaaagaaatcactttcttttttttgttcccctACCTTCATGAAACTTGAATACAGGCAGGGAAGAAGGAACTGATTTTGTTGACTTTTTATCCAAGCTCTCGGATTCATCGAGTTCCCGGTTCTTTTTACGGATAAGAATAACCAGTACTACAAGCATGGTAAGAGCAACAGCTGTAACAACAATCCCAATGGTTGGAACCATTGTTAAGTGATATGGATTGGTGCTTCTACTTGTAGTCATTTgagaatcactgttgcttgggCTAATAGCACCAACCGTGCTTGGGCTAATAGCACCAACCGTGCTTGGAGAAGGTTCTGGACTTGCCAAAGGTGGAAATGACTCTGTCAATATGCGAATGCAAATCAGACAAAAACAGATTGCTCAAAAACTTAATGTGATACTATGGAAAGTTGCAGTCATGTGTCTGACCTGAAGGAATGCTAAGCTCCGTCACTTGAAAGAAACAACCAAGAAGTTCAAGACCCGATGCATCGTCAATTCGGCTTGCTAATGTAGCGTAAGTTGCGTCACGACAAGTACTCAATGTAATTTTATTAGTGTCTGGACCAATGAGATCACGAAGGTAAGTGATACCAGAATTCAAACACTTCCTGCATTGGTTTCCAGAGGAAAGTGGAAGTCTGCAATTTCTTGAAACATGTCCAAACTCTGGAGACTGATGCATTTGTCTTACAGTGGTTCGACCTTTACAGTCGTACTTAACAAGGATCTTGGTTCCTAAACCGCAGAAACTAGTAGCGTTTCTCGAGACTCCGTACTGCTCCATGGTTCTAGAGATGGAAGCAATGCAGGTTTCAGATAAATCTGATGTGACTCCAAGATTACTTGACAAGTTAGCGTAACGAGCCACGGATACCGCAACAAAAGCGTTCATGTAGCGACAACATTTGCCTCGGTTGGTTATGTTGGAGCACACAGAAGCTACTAGTGTGAAATTTGATGAACTGAAATCTAATGGACAATCTgctaaaacacaaacaacaatgCAGCATTACATTAGTGTCttgtaagaaagaagaaaccatttttAAGTTTCAAAACCTATAAAGATCAGTCCAAAAGTTTCAAGTTTTTAACTTTCTAACCACAGTAGCTTTGAACAAACAGAAGCTTGAATCAGaaagctttattttttatgCTTTCTCAAGATCTGACTTCAAtttcaaaaacagagtttgCATGTAAGCAACTCTAATGAACCAGAACTATGCAAATTCCCATCGAAGACTCAATTTAGTCAAAGAAAgcaacaaaatttacaaaacccAGAAGCTCAGAATTCAACATTAACATCACAAGATTATGAAAATGAAgcttttgaagagaagaaaacagaggaaaatcGAAAAAGATTTAGCCAGTATTAGTGAAGAAGGCAATTGGGTTGCAAGTAATGCAATTAATGCCAACAAGAAAGCTTGACTATTCATCACCATGGCCAAGAGTCAAGAGAGcaagagaaggaaagagagagagagagattataaaAGGAGTTAACGGAAGGTCCCTGTGTGAATATGACATTCGAGGCTCTGTATTACTCACTGACAAGTGACAAGGAAACAGACAAATTCTAGAGTTATCAACTTGCTGATGCTATAGTTAATTCAATTCGTGATCAAAATTTGAAGAAATTGCAGAACAAAACCCCCTAACTTTATCATTTCATCTCGTTTTTAAcctattggtttggttttattacGTAGTATACCACCACGGTCCACGGTAATGGGCTCAATGCAACACTAACTTGTGAATGTTTATTCAAAAGTTGATATTTAGATTGTTTCTTTCATGTGAAATGATTTGGACCAACACAAATACATGATTAGGAGTTAggattaaaaattgaaaacaagtTGAAATTGGAGGTCGCATGTTTCTATCATCATGTCTCATGCCATTCCGGTAATTATtaaatgttgtttgttttcattcGTTTTTAGATATTTAAGTAAAACACATCCGTTGCTCATAATAACAGTTGTTCTTTGTATGATTGTTTCTACAACTGTTAAAATTAAATACttcatccgtttcaaaatataagatgttttagagatttcgatttgtttcataatataagatgttttcaactttttaggcaacttttagattaatttcatattttttattagttgttttatgcagtcttgtttttgattggttaaactttttaaaagtatatattccTTATTATGCGTGCTTTTagccaaaacatcttatattttgaaacggaaagAGCATTAATTTCATAGCAAATCTTCTGC from Camelina sativa cultivar DH55 chromosome 3, Cs, whole genome shotgun sequence includes:
- the LOC104777892 gene encoding probable receptor-like protein kinase At1g49730, coding for MNAFVAVSVARYANLSSNLGVTSDLSETCIASISRTMEQYGVSRNATSFCGLGTKILVKYDCKGRTTVRQMHQSPEFGHVSRNCRLPLSSGNQCRKCLNSGITYLRDLIGPDTNKITLSTCRDATYATLASRIDDASGLELLGCFFQVTELSIPSESFPPLASPEPSPSTVGAISPSTVGAISPSNSDSQMTTSRSTNPYHLTMVPTIGIVVTAVALTMLVVLVILIRKKNRELDESESLDKKSTKSVPSSLPVFKFHEDDSSSASRKFSYKEMTNATNDFNTVIGQGGFGTVYKAELRDGLIAAVKRMNKVSEQADQDFCREIELLAKLHHRNLVALKGFCINKKERFLVYDYMENGSLKDHLHATGKPPLSWGTRMKIAIDVANALEYLHFYCDPPLCHRDIKSSNILLDENFVAKLSDFGLAHSSRDGSICFEPVNTNIRGTPGYVDPEYVVTQELTEKSDVYSYGVVLLELVTGRRAVDEGMNLVEMSQRFLLTKSKHRELVDPRINDSIDDGGVKQLEAVVAVVRWCTEKEGRSRPSIKQVLRLLCESCDPLHSAFAKAVEGEIGWDSRKRSNLRFQRGDSRVFGPSSSTTSRSHYSQSLPHSPINGFSF
- the LOC104777893 gene encoding ABSCISIC ACID-INSENSITIVE 5-like protein 4, giving the protein MGTHIDFDNLGVDSSGGNGCSTYQSKPLARQSSLYSLTFDELQNTLGEPGKDFGSMNMDELLKNIWTAEEAQAFMTTTPSSVAASGPSGFVPGGNVLQRQGSLTLPRTLSQKTVDEVWKHLNSKDGSNGNGRTDVPERQQTLGEMTLEDFLLRAGVVKEDTNSTQQNDNSSGFYANNGAAGLGFGFGQPNQNSISFNSNNDSMIFNQAPGSGLKVGGKMQQQQKPHQQQQHPYQRLPPTIFPKQANVAFAPVNLVNRGLFDAGVDGPVNSNMGGAGVTVATTSPGTSSAENNTWSSPVPYVFGRGRRSNTGLEKVVERRQKRMIKNRESAARSRARKQAYTLELEAEIESLKQLNQDLQKKQAEIMKTQNSEVKESSKPPPLLAKTQSLRRTLTGPW